From the Lolium rigidum isolate FL_2022 chromosome 2, APGP_CSIRO_Lrig_0.1, whole genome shotgun sequence genome, one window contains:
- the LOC124685931 gene encoding BTB/POZ and MATH domain-containing protein 1-like → MNKRAKIAEPEARATIVGSCVQLRIDYEQSKQLPIGKSILSDVISAGGHLWRIAFYPHGRTVADKAEYISILLVHISESRSVRARLEVSIMGRDGKPSDIGRICGTFEISEDDSLGWSSQFMKLSDVEKHFLTEGHITFTCTIMVMDDSAIPVPPSDIGTHLGLLLDNTDGTDVSFTVDGEKFPAHRAVLAARSPVFRAELFGSMAEATMSSVTLHDITPATFKAMLRFIYTDELLAEPKPADSSIEMFQNLLAAADRYALDRLKIICAQKLWEKVSVDTVATILACAETHNCHELKNKCIDFFSAEENFKEAIFTDGYAMLVLKFPSITAELKKRVRA, encoded by the exons A TGAACAAGCGAGCCAAGATAGCAGAGCCGGAGGCCCGGGCCACCATTGTAGGCTCTTGTGTCCAGCTCAGAATTGACTACGAGCAAAGCAAGCAGCTTCCCATCGGCAAGTCTATCCTCTCCGACGTCATCTCTGCCGGGGGACACCTCTGGAGGATTGCCTTCTACCCGCATGGGAGAACGGTGGCCGACAAGGCCGAGTATATTTCCATCTTGCTCGTTCACATTAGCGAATCCAGGAGCGTCAGGGCCCGGTTGGAGGTCTCCATAATGGGCAGGGATGGCAAACCATCGGACATAGGAAGGATATGTGGAACCTTCGAAATCAGTGAGGATGACTCATTGGGATGGTCGTCTCAGTTCATGAAGCTTAGTGATGTAGAGAAACATTTCTTAACAGAGGGACACATCACATTCACATGCACGATCATGGTCATGGATGACAGTGCTATTCCAGTCCCGCCTTCAGACATCGGGACTCACCTTGGCCTCCTGCTAGATAATACTGATGGGACAGATGTGTCATtcaccgtcgacggcgagaagTTCCCTGCTCACCGGGCAGTGCTTGCTGCCCGCTCACCGGTCTTCAGAGCAGAGCTGTTCGGTTCCATGGCTGAGGCTACAATGTCATCCGTCACGTTGCACGACATCACACCTGCAACATTCAAAGCTATGCTTCGGTTCATATACACGGATGAATTGCTTGCAGAACCCAAGCCTGCAGACTCCTCCATTGAGATGTTTCAGAATCTACTCGCTGCGGCTGACCGGTATGCACTTGACAGACTAAAAATTATTTGTGCCCAGAAGCTATGGGAAAAAGTGTCGGTAGATACAGTTGCAACTATCTTAGCTTGTGCTGAAACCCATAACTGTCACGAGTTGAAGAACAAGTGCATCGACTTCTTTTCGGCGGAGGAAAATTTCAAGGAGGCCATCTTCACCGATGGTTATGCAATGTTAGTTCTGAAATTCCCATCAATTACTGCTGAGCTCAAAAAGAGGGTTAGGGCATAA